The region TAAAAATTCAACTTAATATTTTTGCTCGTAATAAGGCATTAACTGGTGAGAGGAGAAAACAGCCTGGTTGAGGTGGACACTAAATATAttagtatttaaaaaagacaaacaagcaaacaataaagaaataaatacatataaaaacagattttatttaacttcttattttatttagatttgtcGCAGGACATTGCAGCTtatacttgtgttttttttctgtaactgcTGTTCTGTACTTGTAATTTTCTGCAGATGATggaacagaaacaaaataatcCGAAacaccatttttatttcaggtttAAGATGCGAGCAGGAGGGGACAGGACAGGGGCAGGACAttggacaggacaggacagacagGTGAGGACACACActtacaagcacacacacatacatacatccatccacccacccacacacatacaaacgcacacaccCCAGTGCCCCATCCCCCGAGGCTTTGTGCAGATGCTCAGATGGCCTGCTGTCCATGCAGCAGAAAGTTTCCGCCCCCATCAGCCCTGCCTGTGTGCCGGATGCTCACTAGCTCACTACACCGGAGTGGTCGAGTGGAGCTGCACCTTTAACACCGCCGCCGGCCTGCAGACCCGCGCATGACGCTCATCAACCAAAGAATTAAACTCACAGCAGGTACGTTATCTCCTGTGCACGTCTCTCGCCGCGCGCCTGCAATCTGCGTTCAGTTTTAGCCCGAGCGAGCGAGAAGTCGTCAATAAACCGCGCGGCCGATTTCGAATAGCGGCGTGTTTGCGGAAGTGGGGGCTCGCGCTCCGGCGCTCGGGTACAACATCAGCCCGAAACGCGCGTTCTATTCACTTATCGTGCGTGTAAGGCTCATATAGCCGCACTACAGTCAGCCTGCGTTATTACTGTTAGAACACATACATCTACTCTCAGTACTGTGTTTAATAATCGTGTAAAACACACCGCTCTACACCGCATCACCAGAGCTGGCGTTAAACATCCAAAATGGCGCCCATCTTTGTCGCTCTCACACTAACCCGACTCGGCTTTCAGTTGTTCTACATATTAAAAGCATATTTTATACCATTTAAGGACACGTTGGTAAATTAAAATAACCATCGATGCTTGTTGTGCACTGTAAAGATTTAACGTGTAACGCGTTCACTGATTTTTGGACTATTTTGTGCTTAGCTTAGCTTTGCCCTGTTACCGGCCACGTCAGGGCGGTGGGGGAGGGGACGGGGCGGAagtgggggcggggctttaaaTACTCTCGGGATGTGACGTCACGTCGGTGTCGCAAGAGAATTTCCCCATTTAGTTTCAGTGAGCTATTAAAATGAgactgaacaataaacatcgcGTGTTAATTCAGATGTAACGTTTATTACTAACAGAACAAGATGTATATCTTACTTGTGctcagagaaaataaataaaaagtacacaGTTAATGTGATATTCAGTAAAGTGTATATTACAGTTACTTACACACTGAGATACAAACACAGTTAATGTGATGTTCAGTAAAGTGTTTTACAGTTACTTGCACTCTGAGATACAAACACAGTTAATGTGATGTTCAGTAAAGTGTTTTACAGTTACTTGCACtctgagacacaaacacagttaatGTGATGTTCAGTAAAGTGTTCATTACAGTTACTGTACACTCAGATACAAACACAGTTAATGTGATGTTCAgtaaagtgtttattacagttacTTACACTCAGATACAAACAGCTGAATTTATGGGACAAAAGCCTTCAGTTTTACACACAGAGGACAATAGTGTCATTATTACCTTATATACACCACATGGCCAGAAGTATGTGGACCTCTGGTTGTCACACCATTATGTGGTTCTTTCACTGCAACCACGAAGCCCAAACCTCCTCCAGCATGCTGTGTAGACGTTAAGCTTCCGACTTAATCCcactgggatgaactggaactggagtctccttaacatcccaacatcagagtctgatctcactgatctCATAGATGAACGAACACAAAATCCTCACAACTACAATCCAACGTCTAGTGTAAAGACTGGAGCCGATTACATATAACAGCACAGTGAGGTGAATAGATCTGGAATGAGACAATACTGCACATATGGCTGTGATGGGCAGGGCTGCACATAATTCTGGCTGTATAGTGTACAATATAGAGTAGAAGTAACcctgtataacagtgtataatAGAAAAACTGTTATATCCTGTGAGAAAAGAGTTTAAATTTTTTCTGTGCTTCAGGAAGCacttattctttttaaaatacaaaaagattaaatgcataaaaataaaatcttctgtCCTAATGATCACCTGAACAAGCATTTATAATATAGATCTAACCCATAGGTTTGTATTAAAACGAGGTGTGTGTAGTGCGAGTAGAATTTTGAATGTGAAGATcatgtgtagtgtttatttatttagttagtttgcTTTAGGTTTGAGTTTTGTCGTGATTGTGCTGTCTGTCAGCTTGCGCTCTGGTCTGTGTCTCTACAGTGCTGGGATGTCACTCGTGCTTCAGGTAGGCGACACGCCACTGTGCCCTCTCCCTCATCTTAACCCAGTCTATCTGGATACCGTGGTCAGTTGGGGTAGAGTTGTGGTGTGttaacagtgtgtatgtattgtgtgtgtgtttttttggttaAAGGTAACAGTCAATCAGATCATTTCCATTATTGTAAGTCACCAGTCTTAACATGAAGTGAGTGAAATTAATGGACCTGGTTTGTCTCTGTGAAAATGCTAAAGAATGCCTGATGTAATCAATCatgtacagaataaaacactgtgtgtgttgttttttttttttaaacaacctGATTACTGCTTCCACACAGAAGATGATTCATTTTCTTCAAGAGCATGcccaaaagtgttttattcctcttctcaAAAAACAGTTTGCCAACAAATGCCATTATAAACTAAAGAACGaaacatcatactttttatttgtttttagttcTGTTTAACATAGTGGATCATCCATCATCCAAATTAGTGCTTCTTCTATCTTGTgtataaacagttgttccctCATCAAGCTTTCTTATCTCAACTGCAATTGCTGTTAAATTCACCAGAAACTGCTCATCTTAAACTCATCTGTCCTGGAGATGAGGGAAAGCGTAGATATCTTTGTTACCTTTGACATTTACAAAGCCCTgacagtggagactccttccatatatGTTAATTATCCATCTCCTTTCAGAAAACTTTAGCCTGCCAACGAGTACACACATCTTTAAATTCCTTCACATGGAGTGTGTGCGGTACACCTCCCTCTCAGAGCCGCTGAGAATTAATCGACACCTGaccagagtccagaactcagcacTGTGCTATGACCATCTTCAGAACATAATGAGGTGGAAAATCACGTCTCACATTTCCTGAGAATGTTCCAGCTCAGGTCAAGTTCCAGAGGATGtcgtagcctagtggttaaggtgttggactaccgatcccaggtccaccgagctgccaccgctggcccctgagcaattgctcagctgtatatgcgctctggataagggtgtctgccaaaatgccataaatgtaagtcTGATTAAGAAGTTAGATTTACTCGGATATATTGCAATCTGTTGCTGGTAGTCTATAGTCTTGCATTTCACCTAGTTCCAGAATTATTGGTACCTTTCAAGAGAATTGGGGACATGTAACACAAAGTAAAACCCACCGTGATTAATGTATTGAGCTTTATGCTGTGTGGTTTTATTTGAACCACGCTAGTTTCAAAACAGTCGGCACTCTTGCCATTTGTTGTGGATAGCGATTTGGGATAAAAGATCAATCTGTGGGAAAGACATTACCTCCTGGCAAAGGCAACCAGCTTTAACGTAAAATCTTCCGCTGTTTGGTAGAATTCATTATGCAAGAACCCCATAGCATCAGTTATGTTATCTATTGCCATATTTTGGGTTTGGATGCTGTTCCTTGTATTTAGGGTTTTGATGATTGTCTTCAATgacaaaacattcaattttgAGCTGATCTGAGCTTGAGTATTAATCTAGTGTAGCTCCACTGGGGGTTGGTGAAGGAAGAGCTTCTTTTGACAGCTAACACCTGATTCTCAGACATGACGAATCAAAAATAAACTAAACCGTAGCTTTACTGAACTGTGTAATAAACCCATTGTGACAGACAGTGAAGGAGTTTCACATGATCATTATTGGTTAGGTTAAAAAGGTAGATTTTGTGGGTTGATAGTTTACTAACAATTTTTTACAATGTATTTTTGCCAAATGTTTTTAGAGATGTTCCTAGATGTGAATTTAAacagtttcttcctcatctccCCTCAGATTTCTGAAGCTGCTTTGTGCTAGTGTCTGGTGTTAGAAGTGATCTGACATAAAACTGACGTCAtgaaaaatcatttttgtcCTTTCTCTTGAAGCGTGACAATAACTCTGGAGTGGACGACAAGGTTCCTCTGTAAAGTTGGTAACGGTTTTTGGTGAGAATCAATCAGTACCATGTACGTGTTTGTTCTTGTGTTGTAGGAAGGTGCTGTAGTTTTCTCAGAAACAGCTTGCAGGCTACTTTGATTCAGTCTAATCATCAAGAAcgatgtcattttatttctttgttggTGCTATATGCTAGATTACAGCATGTAGAATCAGCTGGTATTAGATGTTGGGGATAAATGAGCTCAGCAATAACCTCAATACTAGTATAGGTGCTGATATGTCCCTCACTTCCCTTTGACCTATGACAGCTTCCTGTTTCCCGTCCTGCACAAATTCAGCATTAATATGCATTAATCTGTCTTGCTTTGCTGTCTGTTTGCATTTGATGTGGTTTGATGAGATTATCAAAAGCATTACAAATACATGACATAATACGAATGAATGTTCTACTTCCTCTTCCAGGGTAGAAATGTTCTCCAAAGGCACCAAGCGCAAGTTTCCCAGCGACGATGACGAGATGTCAGATGAGAACCTGGCCGGAGCCAAGGTGTCCTCCTCGTACAGCCTGCAGCGCCAGTCTCTATTAGACATGTCTCTCATCAAACTGCAGCTGTGCCACATGTTAGTGGAGCCCAACCTGTGCCGCTCGGTGCTCATCGCCAACACGGTGCGGCAGATCCAAGAGGAAATGACTCATGATGGCAGCTGGGTGGTCGCCGAGGCCTTCTGCAGCAGCACCCAGGGTCCCTCCGAACGCCTGGTGGCCACTGAAGTCCTCTGCCGGTCACGAGAGCAGGAATCTGAGCCTAAGCTCTTCTCAGTTATCAGCTATGAAGGAATCAGCCgtgaggaggaggtggtggcaGATGAAACGCTGTGTTCGGTCTCGGTGCACGACTCTGCCTCCGACGTGTGTCTTTCAGAGACCTCAAGTCGTTGCTGGGACACGAGCGAGGACTCTAATGAAAGCTCCAGGCTCAGTCCAGGAGACGAAGACGAGGATGAAGACGACGAACAAGAATGTTCCTCCAGAGAGGATCCAAAGTCAATGGGGCAAGTTTTCGGGACATTTGAGATCAAGAACGGTTCCTCAGGTCCAGACTCAGCGCTCGAGGAATTGTTCTCAGACGTGGATGCATCGTATTATGACCTTGACACCATGCTCACGGGGATTCAGAGCACGGCACCCAAGATGGGTCCGTACGACCTGCTGGACAGTTTGAGTCCCTCTCACGCACCGACGTCTATAAACTCGCCATCAAACTGCCGCTCCGATCTGAATGAACTGGACCACATCATGGAGATCATTGTCGGCTCTTAGACCGGAGTTGGCTCAGAGACTAGCACGTTTAAATTTCCTCTTATGTTTTTCTACCTGTTGTGGAAGTTCAGTCTGCAGTCCTTTCAGGGAAAGGAGTGTGTGTCTTCTAAAAAAATTGCCTTGATATCATGAGCTGACCAGTTATCTTATTCGCATACccttttgtatgtttattttttcccttttttttatttatttctttcttgcaTCCGTTAACACTACAAACAGGATGGAGAGCAGAACCAGATGtgtacaaaaatgaaaaaagatatTTTCATAAAGATGAAATTGCCTAACTGTAAagtgataaatatatatttttacaatagATACCGCTCGTTAACTGTTACAGTGCACTCGTTATCGGTTATCAGCGTTAAACAGATTCACGGAACAGTTATCCATGTCAtgttgtggctttttttttcttattccttTCAGGATTCAGAAAAAGCAGTAAAAATACAGAGATGCATGACTTTATTTTATCGTAGCACACTTTTCGGTGCATTTTGGCACCTGGCGTAATTTTCCCGTCAGTATCTGGGCAAATCAGCAGCCTGTGTTTAAATATTAGAAGTCATAGTGttcttatatttgttttatcgACAAATGAAGAATAATGGGGTTGTCCCGTTCTATATAGtgacttttaatttatttttatttatttgttgcaaACCTTACATGTCGAGTGTTGGCTTTGGTCAGACTCAGGGCAGAAGAGACTTCGCGGGCCTGATTCGCCCCAAATCCATCAAACAGTAGTTCCTTTAAATTGAAAGCGTTTTCTTCATTTGCATTACGCAGATGCGTTATGTCCGTGTAACGCTTTTGATGCACATCGACGAATCTATAAAGATAACGTGATTCAGCTTTATTTTCGGCTGCCTTTAATTATAAAGTCTCTGATCAGGTAAGAATCCTGAGTCTGATGTCATGGTGTTTTGCAGCCTGATGTCTAAATGCAGCCTCTTTAGGGGCTATACACTTTCTCTGATCCTATGCATTGAGTGTCGCAATACACTTCCTATGCACAAAGTGTTCGAGCACATTTTAAAGTACCGTATTGACTTTAACTTTGTATTTTTGACCGTCAGAAAGAGGACAGGGTTAAACGGTTGTCTTCCTGTTACACGAACTTCGATTCCTCGAGTCATCGATTCTGAAGCCTGTTGTTAtagtaaagaaaaatacaatCACAGTACATCCGTTTGAGTGGATGTAATTCCTCTCTGCTTTACGtcagtttcatttttaattatgatATAAATCTAGAGTAgagcattaaaacattttatatgtgCATTGTagcattttataacatttttaataaaaaagcacaaattaaATAAGTTTCCTGTGTGGTTTGTATTTATGCATTTGGAGTGAAATTTAACACGAACAACAGCAAGTTCCTGTTATCGCTTACATTATAGCGGCTATAAGCCAGAAACCTTCGTGTCAACTAGTACGCTCACGACGTCTCTGTGCCGAGGAGCTGTTACTACAGCAACCGTAAATAAACCGTATCCATATAAATCCCAGTCTGGCAAATGGGATTatggattttttaaataaaattacacttttttttttttttacacaagatTAGCATTAAGCACTCATTTCCAAGAGTTTGCCCTTCAGGAAGCTCCGCCCCCATGTTCTACAGTGTAATGACTGTCAGGAGGCacgtacaaaaacacaaaccccGCCCCATCTTCACAAGCTCCGCCCCATGATCTACAGTGGTCTATGCACTATGGTGTCTATGTAATGACTGACAGGAGGCACATTCAAACACAAGCTCCACCCCATCTTCACAAGCTCCGCCCCCATGATCTACAGTGGTCTGTGTAATATGGTGTCTATGTAACGATTGAGAGGAGGCACATTCAAACACAAGCTCCGCCCCATCTTCGTGAAGCCCCTTTTCACATTCAAACACAAGCAGGTTTCCGGACCAGAACTCAGATTTGTTCCGAAGCACCGGATTAAACTTTACACGTgtttacaaacatacacagatcTTCCAGGTTATCAGTGAGaaagttatatttaaaaatgagcgTTGGCCCTTTAAAGATGACGTCCGTGTGACGTCAGAGCTCTACATTTAAATCTCCAGCCCGGGACACGACAttagattaataaatacattaaacacGGATGTTGTTTTGATTGTGGGGAAAGCGGCTGCACTTTGATCCTTGTGTTACAGCGACAGatatgttaatattttcttctttttttgtcctGGTTACAGTTTTAAATCGAATTATCGGTGCAGTGAAGAGTCACATGCTCAAGCCTGTGGGAAGAGCCgaacaaccaatcagaaaagGGTCGTGAGGCGAGAAACCAATTAGACGCAGTTACTAGGCGGGTTCGTGATACAATTGAGCCAATGAACGTCGCGCTTGGATTTCTTTGGGCCAGTCAACGCTGTTTCACCTGACCAGTCAGTCAGCTGTGATGTTTTTCCCGGagcttctctcacacacatacggaACAAGTTGGTGTTCTGCGGTCCTCCGGTCCTGTCAGTGATTAGCGCAAGTTTACACAACTATCACATCATATGAGGAATAACAACCAAAGCGAGTGATTAATTCTTTAGTTAGCCGTAAGGATGTAGCGCCTGAGCGAAACCTTCGGCTTGTTACTTTAACTTTTACACCTAGCCTGTGATGCTAACCGGCGCGCGCGCACTCAAGTTTCCGTCGAGATTAAACCTGGTTAAAGAAACATCATGGTATCAGATAAAGGGAGGTTTTATCACTGAATGCGTCCATGAAAGGTAAGGACACGTCTGCGTGTCGACTGGACGTGGATTGTGTGCTGAACAACGAAGTAGGACCCGACCAAAGAGATGCCTTTTCCTCAGCAAGGTAAGAAAAAGGtgtataaatgataataaaccgATTATAACACGTTATAACACGTCATGCTAGTCATCTCAGTGGGGCAGGTTAAAGGTGTTTGCTCCAGGACAGCAGGTGATGGGTGTAGAACTGATATTAACTGAGTTAGCTGGTTAGTTAGCTGGTTAActggttagttagttagctCTTTACAGCTCGTTTAACGTGTCTgttcttttattatattactatgAAATCACTTTACTTTATTCCTGTAGTCGATGTTAAAGGACGTCTGTTAGTAAACACGTCCTTCACTCACTTTGTTGGACTGATATACCGAAAGATGTTTCATATCGCGATACTTGGCGAGATTTTCCGATATATATTCGTGTTTAACAGTGCTGTCGAATGCGTGATTCTGATTGTTCAGAAGCTGTCGATTGATTGTTGACTCTAATGCATTGTTTTCCACGATAACAGCTCGTTAACAGTGACTTGTACAGCGGACAAGGCACATCATCTGTTTTTATACGtttaaggagatgtttatacaagatgtgtggaaggagtctccagtgtcagtgctttgtgacAGTCAGCGGTTCTACGGCATCTCCAGGACGGACACAAGCTTCGTTACAGATAACAACATTCTCTTGTTAACAAGTTAAAGGAACAACGTGAGTGAGAA is a window of Tachysurus vachellii isolate PV-2020 chromosome 3, HZAU_Pvac_v1, whole genome shotgun sequence DNA encoding:
- the cdca4 gene encoding cell division cycle-associated protein 4 isoform X1; protein product: MTLINQRIKLTAVLGCHSCFRVEMFSKGTKRKFPSDDDEMSDENLAGAKVSSSYSLQRQSLLDMSLIKLQLCHMLVEPNLCRSVLIANTVRQIQEEMTHDGSWVVAEAFCSSTQGPSERLVATEVLCRSREQESEPKLFSVISYEGISREEEVVADETLCSVSVHDSASDVCLSETSSRCWDTSEDSNESSRLSPGDEDEDEDDEQECSSREDPKSMGQVFGTFEIKNGSSGPDSALEELFSDVDASYYDLDTMLTGIQSTAPKMGPYDLLDSLSPSHAPTSINSPSNCRSDLNELDHIMEIIVGS
- the cdca4 gene encoding cell division cycle-associated protein 4 isoform X3 → MVEMFSKGTKRKFPSDDDEMSDENLAGAKVSSSYSLQRQSLLDMSLIKLQLCHMLVEPNLCRSVLIANTVRQIQEEMTHDGSWVVAEAFCSSTQGPSERLVATEVLCRSREQESEPKLFSVISYEGISREEEVVADETLCSVSVHDSASDVCLSETSSRCWDTSEDSNESSRLSPGDEDEDEDDEQECSSREDPKSMGQVFGTFEIKNGSSGPDSALEELFSDVDASYYDLDTMLTGIQSTAPKMGPYDLLDSLSPSHAPTSINSPSNCRSDLNELDHIMEIIVGS
- the cdca4 gene encoding cell division cycle-associated protein 4 isoform X2, whose amino-acid sequence is MVEMFSKGTKRKFPSDDDEMSDENLAGAKVSSSYSLQRQSLLDMSLIKLQLCHMLVEPNLCRSVLIANTVRQIQEEMTHDGSWVVAEAFCSSTQGPSERLVATEVLCRSREQESEPKLFSVISYEGISREEEVVADETLCSVSVHDSASDVCLSETSSRCWDTSEDSNESSRLSPGDEDEDEDDEQECSSREDPKSMGQVFGTFEIKNGSSGPDSALEELFSDVDASYYDLDTMLTGIQSTAPKMGPYDLLDSLSPSHAPTSINSPSNCRSDLNELDHIMEIIVGS
- the cdca4 gene encoding cell division cycle-associated protein 4 isoform X4 produces the protein MFSKGTKRKFPSDDDEMSDENLAGAKVSSSYSLQRQSLLDMSLIKLQLCHMLVEPNLCRSVLIANTVRQIQEEMTHDGSWVVAEAFCSSTQGPSERLVATEVLCRSREQESEPKLFSVISYEGISREEEVVADETLCSVSVHDSASDVCLSETSSRCWDTSEDSNESSRLSPGDEDEDEDDEQECSSREDPKSMGQVFGTFEIKNGSSGPDSALEELFSDVDASYYDLDTMLTGIQSTAPKMGPYDLLDSLSPSHAPTSINSPSNCRSDLNELDHIMEIIVGS